One Desulfobulbus oligotrophicus DNA segment encodes these proteins:
- a CDS encoding CBS and ACT domain-containing protein produces MYIGQIMRTNLVTVLPEASLVEARDLITEHRIEHLLIVDRQGLLVGVVSDRDVKLNWASPATSLSIHELNYLLQKVEVGMIMVKTVITVAPDTTIERAAYIMQTHKISSLPVMQGSKLVGIVTRTDVMAVLLQAIGMSDESVRLGVLVDDRPGRLAAVTTILKEQGINIQSFFCWPVPQYPNVSHLVIRVDRQEGDKAVTALEAEGFKVLRRYERDLQPFLPSAEL; encoded by the coding sequence ATGTATATCGGACAGATTATGCGTACCAACCTGGTCACTGTGTTGCCTGAGGCCTCGCTGGTTGAAGCCCGTGACCTGATAACAGAACATCGCATCGAGCACCTGTTGATTGTCGACAGGCAGGGACTTCTGGTCGGAGTTGTCTCTGACCGGGACGTGAAACTCAACTGGGCATCACCGGCAACTTCACTCAGTATTCATGAGTTGAACTACCTCCTGCAGAAGGTGGAGGTGGGTATGATTATGGTAAAAACCGTCATAACGGTTGCTCCGGATACCACCATTGAGCGAGCTGCCTATATCATGCAGACCCACAAGATCAGTTCGCTGCCGGTGATGCAGGGAAGCAAGCTCGTGGGTATAGTCACCCGTACAGATGTTATGGCTGTCCTGCTGCAAGCCATTGGAATGAGTGATGAGAGTGTACGGCTTGGTGTTCTGGTTGACGATCGTCCCGGTCGTCTGGCTGCGGTGACAACCATTCTGAAGGAGCAGGGCATCAATATTCAAAGTTTTTTTTGTTGGCCTGTACCGCAGTATCCAAATGTGTCGCATCTGGTGATCCGGGTTGACAGGCAGGAGGGCGATAAGGCGGTCACTGCTCTTGAGGCCGAGGGATTTAAAGTGCTCCGTCGTTATGAGCGTGATCTGCAGCCCTTTCTTCCTTCTGCTGAACTGTAA
- a CDS encoding DUF721 domain-containing protein — protein MEKARTRYEKGEPVLLRTILPQVYAGKQWTHPWQVVRLAQEWPTVVGVETARLTAPAFLRRDTLWIYVQDSSWMHHFHFIKTDLLTRINQHLTEMKITDIRWQLQPEQPAVSTEQSFFHARAQARVIDSDFEHEVRRLTAGVANQECREALQRLWLTFAINAQ, from the coding sequence ATGGAAAAAGCAAGAACCCGTTATGAAAAGGGAGAGCCGGTGCTCCTGCGGACTATCTTACCCCAGGTTTATGCCGGAAAACAGTGGACCCATCCATGGCAGGTTGTTCGCCTGGCGCAGGAGTGGCCCACTGTTGTCGGGGTGGAGACAGCCCGGTTGACCGCACCGGCTTTTTTGCGTCGTGATACCTTGTGGATTTATGTACAGGATTCTTCCTGGATGCATCACTTCCATTTCATAAAAACCGATCTGCTTACCCGGATCAATCAGCATCTGACAGAGATGAAGATAACTGACATCCGCTGGCAGCTGCAGCCGGAACAACCGGCTGTGTCGACAGAGCAGTCTTTTTTTCACGCTCGAGCTCAGGCCCGGGTCATTGACAGCGATTTTGAGCACGAGGTCCGCCGGCTGACTGCAGGTGTTGCCAATCAGGAATGCCGGGAGGCGTTGCAGCGGTTATGGCTGACTTTTGCCATCAATGCTCAGTAG
- the lnt gene encoding apolipoprotein N-acyltransferase, with protein MYGLFATQTSRPRTEVQPNLLWAALVSAALSALAMPGKIGWWPLLFVALVPLLRLCLNDRPLRSVAAGFLFGVVYHLALLYWILIVLGQYGDLPLWVSLPALVLLASYMAGYCAVFCGLLSLLAGRAKDQERSAVAFVWIAPLFWVGLDYLRSVLFTGFPWMDLGYGLFSQPWLIQAADLGGHHLLTFFLVLGNCLLVAGLDWRQYRSRYRQRSERRLLLTAGVLFVAVIGYSLVRYHAVATTINHSLQARVAVVQGNIDQAIKWSPAIKAETVDTYLRLSRQVLDGEAAQLIIWPETALPFYPQQDTLIGKVIGFTTDTNTWLFTGAPLYSVTVKKEGEEEIRYYNGSILIGPEGKVGGEYNKQHLVPFGEYVPLRRYLPFLQPLVVNIGDFSAGTVTGPLPLGPLWLGVLICYESIFPDIAATTVKKGANMLVNLTNDAWYGRSSAPYQSMAMAVFRAVENKRSLVRAANTGISGFIDPVGHIMVQTEIFTEAAQAADVPVMNLQTVFTWNGSYFGLICAVLMPFFLLLNRYRARS; from the coding sequence GTGTACGGATTGTTCGCAACGCAGACATCCAGACCCAGGACTGAGGTTCAGCCCAACCTCCTGTGGGCGGCTCTTGTCTCCGCCGCTCTGTCAGCCTTGGCCATGCCCGGAAAGATCGGGTGGTGGCCTCTGCTGTTTGTTGCTCTGGTTCCTCTTCTGCGGCTGTGCCTTAACGACCGTCCCCTGCGCAGTGTTGCCGCCGGGTTTCTCTTTGGTGTGGTGTACCATCTGGCCTTGCTGTACTGGATTTTAATTGTCCTGGGGCAGTACGGCGATTTACCGCTTTGGGTGAGCCTGCCGGCGCTTGTACTGCTGGCCTCATACATGGCCGGCTATTGCGCGGTGTTTTGCGGACTGCTCAGCCTGCTGGCCGGGCGTGCAAAGGATCAAGAACGATCTGCGGTCGCGTTTGTTTGGATCGCGCCACTGTTCTGGGTGGGGCTTGATTATCTGCGTTCCGTTCTTTTTACCGGTTTCCCGTGGATGGATCTCGGGTATGGTCTGTTCAGTCAGCCCTGGCTGATCCAGGCGGCAGACCTTGGCGGGCATCATCTGCTCACGTTTTTTCTTGTGCTTGGCAACTGTTTACTGGTCGCTGGCCTGGATTGGCGGCAATACCGCAGTCGTTACCGGCAGCGATCCGAGCGCCGGCTGTTGCTTACGGCCGGAGTCCTGTTTGTTGCTGTGATCGGCTATTCGCTGGTGCGCTATCATGCCGTTGCAACGACGATCAATCACTCTTTGCAGGCACGGGTGGCCGTGGTGCAGGGCAATATTGATCAGGCGATCAAATGGTCACCGGCCATAAAGGCGGAAACAGTTGATACCTACCTGCGACTGTCACGACAGGTGCTGGACGGAGAAGCGGCACAACTGATCATCTGGCCGGAAACCGCTCTGCCGTTTTATCCACAACAGGACACGCTGATCGGCAAGGTGATCGGGTTTACCACAGACACTAACACCTGGCTGTTCACCGGGGCACCGTTGTACTCGGTCACTGTTAAAAAAGAAGGAGAGGAAGAGATCCGCTATTACAACGGGTCCATCCTGATCGGTCCGGAGGGGAAAGTCGGTGGCGAGTATAACAAGCAACACCTTGTTCCTTTCGGCGAATATGTCCCCTTGCGCCGGTATCTGCCCTTTCTGCAACCCCTTGTCGTCAATATCGGCGATTTTTCAGCCGGCACCGTCACCGGCCCTCTGCCGCTTGGCCCGTTGTGGCTGGGAGTGCTCATCTGTTATGAGTCGATCTTTCCCGACATCGCTGCAACGACCGTCAAAAAGGGGGCAAACATGCTGGTCAATCTGACCAATGATGCCTGGTATGGGCGGTCGAGTGCACCGTATCAATCCATGGCCATGGCCGTCTTTCGCGCTGTGGAGAACAAGCGTTCTCTGGTTCGGGCTGCGAATACCGGTATCAGCGGTTTCATTGATCCTGTCGGGCATATCATGGTGCAGACCGAGATCTTCACAGAGGCTGCACAGGCGGCAGATGTACCGGTAATGAATCTGCAGACCGTGTTCACCTGGAATGGTTCATATTTCGGGCTGATCTGTGCTGTTCTGATGCCGTTTTTTCTGCTGCTGAACCGATACAGAGCCCGCAGTTAG
- a CDS encoding hemolysin family protein — translation MVTAEPASAPSTSSDEEPPGKSFFEKIKSALGFRGAPDTTKELEHEIQGLLEGGEEQGLITLHEEQLINSIFELRETVASEIMTPSAEMVCAELNTSIPELIRLISEEGYTRIPIYQGTSDHIIGILHAKDLLGICARGGDTQIDLREFLNPATYIPESKPIPELLREFQSKKIHLAIVVDEFDSVRGLVTLEDVLEEIVGEIIDEHDDEENELRVVDERAVIVDAKIDIEEVENHFHLTLPEGPYESVGGFIIHRLGKVPPSGTVVQESGLTFKVLGVDPRRIKSVRIVRNADIQTQD, via the coding sequence ATGGTCACTGCAGAACCAGCGTCTGCCCCTTCGACATCCTCGGACGAGGAACCTCCTGGTAAGTCGTTTTTTGAGAAAATAAAGTCTGCCCTTGGTTTTCGTGGTGCTCCTGACACCACCAAAGAGCTCGAGCATGAGATTCAGGGGTTGCTTGAGGGTGGCGAAGAGCAGGGATTGATCACCCTGCATGAAGAACAGCTGATCAACTCTATCTTTGAACTACGGGAAACGGTCGCCTCTGAAATCATGACCCCATCGGCGGAGATGGTTTGCGCCGAACTCAACACCTCGATTCCGGAGTTGATACGGCTGATTAGTGAGGAAGGATATACTCGTATTCCAATTTATCAGGGTACTTCCGATCATATAATCGGCATTCTCCATGCCAAGGACCTCCTCGGTATCTGTGCGCGTGGGGGCGATACTCAAATCGATCTGAGAGAATTTTTAAATCCTGCCACCTATATTCCCGAATCAAAGCCGATCCCCGAACTGTTACGCGAATTTCAATCGAAAAAAATTCATCTGGCCATTGTTGTCGACGAGTTCGACAGTGTCCGGGGGTTGGTGACCCTTGAGGATGTGCTTGAAGAGATCGTTGGTGAAATTATTGATGAACATGACGACGAAGAAAATGAGTTGCGTGTTGTCGATGAGCGGGCAGTGATTGTCGATGCCAAGATTGACATTGAAGAGGTTGAAAATCATTTTCACTTGACCCTGCCGGAGGGACCCTACGAATCAGTGGGTGGTTTTATTATCCATCGGCTGGGCAAAGTGCCGCCGTCCGGTACCGTTGTCCAGGAAAGCGGTCTCACCTTTAAAGTGTTGGGGGTTGACCCGCGACGCATCAAGAGTGTACGGATTGTTCGCAACGCAGACATCCAGACCCAGGACTGA
- the cysS gene encoding cysteine--tRNA ligase, with translation MKLVELIGNTPLVELNKLNPSDGRVQLVGKLESRNPGGSIKDRVALSMVEAAEKSGELTHDKILLEATSGNTGIGMAMVCAAKQYRCQLIMPESASIERRLIMQAYGAEIILTPAKRATDGAIEKAYALAREHPDRYFLADQFNNPANWQAHYKGTAPEIWEQTEGRVTDIIVTLGTSGTAMGLSRWFRDHHPEVRVIAVEPYAGHKIQGLKNMKESYKPGIFDKTLPHAIVNIADEDAFQTVRRLAAEEGIFAGMSSGAAMFVALQRAREIDEGYIVALLPDGGERYLSTALFVQQEKTPADESQLKIFNTMTRKKEVFRPINPGKVTLYACGPTAFESPNIGHARRLIVADLINRYLRSCGYAVDLYMNFTDLDDNTINGAIEAGAGLKEFTGRYIREFMEAMEVLSIEKAAGYPLASEHVEDMIEIAHDLTHKGFAYEKLGSIYFDISKFKSYGRLSGIDLSKIKLGQTVDLDNYEKDNPRDFTLLKRSTLAELKEGIFYETDWGNVRPSWHIECSAMSTRYLGETLDIHTASQDLVFPHHENEIAIAEALTGKPLANYWMHSGQLRKDGRKMASEAGNIVTLREVLGRGYSGREIRFMLLGVHYRKPMLFSYKRLDAARTALRRIDEYTRKLMCLPAGLPHPEVASSVSELERCFIEAMNDDLNISGALGALFNFIKVTNPIVQASQLDREQKNDILDVLRTINTVLGVLRLEQCPLTPEIDRLIRQRERARQIKDWTAADSVREELLRKGVTVHDTAAGPIWEQLDEGAP, from the coding sequence ATGAAACTTGTTGAGCTGATAGGCAATACACCTCTGGTTGAACTGAATAAACTTAATCCCAGCGATGGGAGAGTTCAGCTGGTTGGCAAGCTTGAATCCCGAAATCCTGGCGGTTCGATAAAAGACCGGGTGGCACTTTCCATGGTTGAGGCAGCTGAGAAGAGCGGTGAGCTGACCCATGATAAGATTCTTTTGGAGGCGACCAGCGGTAATACCGGCATCGGCATGGCCATGGTGTGTGCGGCAAAGCAATACCGTTGTCAGTTGATCATGCCGGAATCAGCCTCCATTGAACGGCGCCTGATTATGCAGGCCTATGGAGCTGAGATCATTCTTACTCCGGCCAAAAGGGCAACCGATGGTGCCATTGAAAAAGCCTATGCACTGGCCCGTGAGCATCCTGATCGTTACTTCCTTGCCGATCAGTTTAACAACCCGGCTAACTGGCAGGCCCACTATAAGGGCACAGCGCCGGAAATCTGGGAGCAAACCGAAGGACGAGTAACCGATATCATTGTTACTTTGGGTACTTCGGGAACAGCCATGGGGCTGTCGAGATGGTTTAGAGATCATCATCCAGAGGTTCGGGTGATAGCGGTGGAGCCCTATGCCGGTCATAAAATCCAAGGGCTCAAGAACATGAAGGAGTCGTACAAGCCTGGTATCTTCGATAAAACTTTGCCCCACGCAATTGTCAACATTGCCGACGAAGATGCTTTTCAAACGGTGCGTCGACTGGCGGCAGAGGAGGGTATCTTTGCCGGCATGAGCAGTGGTGCGGCCATGTTTGTTGCTCTGCAGCGGGCAAGGGAGATCGACGAGGGGTATATTGTGGCCCTTTTGCCCGATGGTGGAGAACGATACCTGAGCACCGCTCTTTTTGTGCAGCAGGAAAAAACACCTGCAGATGAGTCACAGTTGAAGATCTTCAACACCATGACCCGTAAAAAGGAGGTTTTTCGTCCGATCAATCCCGGCAAGGTGACGCTGTATGCCTGTGGCCCCACAGCTTTTGAGTCACCCAATATCGGTCATGCCCGCCGGTTGATTGTAGCTGACCTGATCAACCGTTATCTGCGATCTTGCGGTTATGCTGTTGATTTGTACATGAACTTCACTGACCTCGACGATAACACCATCAATGGTGCCATTGAGGCCGGTGCCGGCTTAAAAGAGTTTACCGGCCGCTACATCAGAGAGTTCATGGAGGCAATGGAGGTGTTGAGTATTGAAAAGGCGGCGGGATACCCCCTTGCCTCCGAACATGTCGAAGATATGATCGAGATTGCTCATGACCTCACTCACAAGGGGTTTGCCTATGAAAAGCTGGGCTCGATTTACTTTGATATCTCCAAGTTCAAATCCTATGGGCGGCTTTCCGGCATTGACCTCAGTAAGATCAAGCTTGGCCAGACCGTGGATCTTGATAACTACGAAAAAGATAATCCACGTGATTTTACACTGTTGAAACGCTCCACCCTGGCAGAGTTGAAAGAGGGTATTTTCTATGAAACCGACTGGGGCAATGTCCGACCGAGTTGGCATATTGAATGTTCCGCCATGTCGACCAGGTATCTTGGTGAAACCCTGGACATCCATACCGCCAGTCAGGATCTGGTTTTCCCGCATCACGAGAATGAGATCGCTATTGCAGAGGCCCTTACCGGCAAGCCCCTGGCTAACTATTGGATGCACTCCGGGCAGTTACGCAAGGATGGCCGTAAAATGGCAAGTGAGGCCGGCAATATTGTCACCCTGCGAGAGGTGTTGGGACGGGGATACTCCGGCCGCGAGATCAGGTTCATGCTTCTGGGAGTACATTACCGCAAGCCGATGCTGTTTTCCTACAAGCGGCTTGACGCTGCACGCACAGCCCTCCGGCGCATTGATGAGTATACCCGCAAGCTCATGTGTCTGCCCGCAGGGTTGCCCCACCCGGAAGTTGCCAGTTCAGTGTCGGAGCTCGAACGGTGCTTTATCGAGGCAATGAACGATGATCTTAACATTTCCGGAGCACTGGGTGCCTTATTTAACTTCATCAAGGTCACCAACCCCATTGTCCAGGCCAGCCAGTTGGACCGCGAGCAGAAGAATGATATTCTGGACGTGTTGCGGACGATCAATACCGTGTTGGGTGTCCTGCGTCTGGAGCAGTGCCCTCTTACACCGGAAATTGATCGCTTGATTCGGCAACGGGAGAGAGCTCGACAGATCAAGGACTGGACAGCAGCAGACTCTGTCCGCGAGGAGTTGCTGCGAAAGGGCGTGACGGTTCATGATACTGCCGCCGGTCCGATCTGGGAACAGCTTGATGAAGGGGCACCTTGA
- the ftsH gene encoding ATP-dependent zinc metalloprotease FtsH — MDNKQKFNAIFAIFAVVSILVIHELWVEQQSIAPVPYSELENLLQQNKIAELTIREKFIVGELKEAENGKKTIVANRVEPELAEHLSQYKVPYTQVYESKFLATLLSWIVPALVFFGIWMFVLRRFAEKQGMGGSFMNIGKSKAKVYVEQQTGVTFDDVAGVDESKAELQEIVDFLKNPDEYGKLGARMPKGVLLVGPPGTGKTLLARAVAGQAAVPFFSISGSEFVEMFVGVGAARVRDLFEQARKSAPAIIFIDELDALGRVRTAAGIGGNDEREQTLNQLLVELDGFDPSSGLVLLAATNRPEVLDPALLRAGRFDRQVLVDRPDKLGRIAILQVHMKKIRLGDDVDPSQVADLTTGFSGADLANLVNEAALLATRRQAEEVSMHDFTQAIERIIAGLEKKNRLLNPKERKIVAYHEVGHALTALALPGTDPVFKISIIPRGIGSLGYTLQRPTEDRFLMTKEELENKIAVLLGGRAAEKLIFDHLSTGASDDIARATDIARNMVTRYGMDPDIGFVVYEENQPSFLAQQGHGHGVNGCQISDSTAQRIDDSVRKIIDDTFVRTYEIMEKNRDILERCAKTLLEKETLLEQELVELTADLKR; from the coding sequence ATGGACAACAAACAAAAATTCAATGCGATTTTCGCCATCTTTGCTGTTGTCAGCATCCTGGTTATCCATGAACTCTGGGTCGAACAGCAGAGCATTGCTCCAGTTCCCTACAGTGAACTGGAAAATCTGTTGCAGCAAAACAAAATAGCTGAACTCACCATTCGCGAAAAATTTATCGTCGGTGAGTTGAAAGAAGCCGAAAACGGCAAAAAAACCATTGTCGCCAACCGGGTTGAACCTGAACTCGCTGAGCATCTATCGCAGTACAAGGTCCCGTACACCCAGGTGTATGAAAGCAAGTTTCTCGCCACCCTGCTTTCCTGGATCGTTCCGGCTCTGGTGTTTTTTGGCATCTGGATGTTCGTCTTACGAAGGTTCGCTGAAAAACAGGGTATGGGCGGCAGCTTTATGAACATCGGCAAGTCAAAGGCCAAGGTCTATGTTGAACAACAGACCGGCGTGACCTTTGACGATGTGGCCGGGGTGGATGAAAGCAAGGCTGAACTGCAGGAAATTGTTGATTTTCTGAAGAACCCTGATGAGTACGGCAAGCTGGGGGCCCGCATGCCTAAAGGTGTGCTGCTGGTTGGCCCTCCGGGTACCGGTAAAACTCTCCTGGCCAGAGCGGTCGCCGGTCAGGCTGCAGTTCCCTTTTTTTCCATCAGTGGATCAGAGTTTGTGGAGATGTTTGTTGGCGTCGGTGCCGCCCGTGTCCGTGATCTTTTTGAACAGGCGAGAAAATCAGCACCGGCAATTATTTTCATCGACGAGCTGGATGCTCTGGGTCGCGTGAGAACCGCTGCCGGCATAGGCGGTAATGATGAGCGTGAACAGACGCTCAACCAACTGCTGGTCGAGCTGGATGGCTTTGATCCTTCCAGCGGCCTGGTGTTACTGGCAGCCACGAACCGTCCCGAGGTGCTTGATCCGGCGCTGTTGCGTGCCGGTCGGTTCGACCGGCAGGTCCTGGTTGATCGTCCCGACAAACTGGGACGCATTGCCATCCTGCAGGTCCACATGAAAAAAATTCGACTGGGTGATGATGTTGATCCAAGTCAGGTGGCAGATCTGACCACCGGTTTTTCCGGAGCCGATCTTGCCAACCTGGTTAACGAGGCTGCGCTCCTGGCAACACGCAGACAGGCAGAGGAGGTCAGTATGCATGACTTTACCCAGGCCATTGAGCGCATCATCGCCGGTCTGGAGAAAAAGAACCGTCTGCTCAATCCAAAAGAACGGAAGATCGTCGCCTACCATGAGGTCGGCCATGCGCTCACTGCCCTGGCCCTGCCCGGAACAGACCCGGTTTTTAAAATTTCCATTATCCCCCGGGGCATTGGCTCATTGGGATACACTCTGCAGCGGCCGACCGAAGACCGCTTTCTCATGACCAAAGAAGAACTGGAGAATAAGATCGCTGTACTTCTCGGCGGCAGAGCCGCCGAGAAGTTGATCTTCGACCATCTGTCCACCGGTGCCTCGGATGACATCGCCAGGGCCACGGATATTGCCCGCAATATGGTGACCCGTTACGGCATGGATCCGGATATCGGTTTTGTTGTTTATGAAGAAAATCAGCCCTCTTTCCTCGCTCAACAGGGACATGGCCATGGTGTCAACGGCTGTCAGATCAGTGACAGTACAGCCCAGCGAATCGACGACTCGGTACGTAAAATCATCGACGACACCTTTGTCCGCACGTATGAAATCATGGAGAAAAACAGGGATATCCTGGAACGATGCGCCAAAACGCTTCTGGAAAAAGAAACGCTCCTGGAGCAGGAACTCGTCGAATTGACTGCTGACCTCAAGAGATAA
- the glnA gene encoding type I glutamate--ammonia ligase: MTRDEIMKIIAEKNVNFFRLQFVDIFGAMKNIAIPRSQIEKALDGRIMFDGSSIEGFVRINESDMHLKPDYNTFVVLPWRSKDGYNAARIICDVYKPDGTPFVGCPRNNLKRVLADAKALGYTMNVGTECEFFLFRRDEKGLATTITDDVTGYFDVEPDDTGIDCRRKIIQTLEAMGFEVEASHHEGAEGQHEINFKYADALTAADNTVTFKWVVRSIARDFNLHATFMPKPVFGVNGSGMHTNQSLFDLDGGNAFFDEQDPLQLSEVAYKYIAGILKNARGFCGISNPLVNSYKRLVAGYEAPVYVAWSASNRSVLVRIPASRGMGTRTEVRSPDPTCNPYLTFAMMLNAGLDGIKNDLPVPAPINADIFELTVQEKIDAGIHSLPASLHEAIQELKASPIAEEALGPHILEKYIEGKEKEWDSFRTAVTDWELNHYLSRY, translated from the coding sequence ATGACCCGCGATGAAATAATGAAGATCATAGCAGAAAAAAATGTTAATTTTTTCCGTCTGCAATTTGTTGATATTTTTGGTGCTATGAAAAATATCGCCATCCCGCGCAGTCAGATCGAAAAAGCGCTTGACGGTCGGATCATGTTTGACGGCTCTTCCATAGAGGGATTTGTGCGTATCAACGAATCCGACATGCATCTTAAGCCGGACTATAATACTTTTGTCGTCCTCCCCTGGCGGTCAAAAGATGGGTATAATGCCGCACGCATCATCTGTGACGTGTACAAACCCGATGGTACTCCGTTTGTAGGGTGCCCGCGAAACAACCTGAAGAGGGTGCTCGCTGATGCCAAAGCCCTGGGATACACGATGAATGTCGGCACAGAGTGTGAGTTCTTTCTTTTTCGGCGTGACGAGAAGGGGCTGGCAACCACGATTACCGATGATGTCACCGGTTACTTCGATGTCGAGCCGGATGATACCGGCATCGACTGCCGCCGTAAAATCATCCAGACTCTGGAGGCAATGGGATTTGAAGTGGAGGCCTCCCATCACGAAGGAGCGGAAGGGCAGCATGAGATCAACTTCAAGTACGCCGATGCGCTGACCGCCGCCGATAACACGGTGACCTTCAAATGGGTTGTTCGTTCGATAGCCAGAGATTTTAATCTGCACGCCACCTTTATGCCCAAGCCGGTTTTTGGTGTTAACGGTTCGGGCATGCACACCAATCAATCCCTGTTCGACCTTGATGGCGGCAATGCGTTTTTTGATGAGCAGGATCCGTTGCAGTTGAGCGAGGTTGCCTACAAGTACATTGCCGGTATACTGAAGAATGCCCGAGGGTTTTGTGGTATCAGTAATCCCCTGGTTAACTCCTATAAACGGCTGGTGGCCGGTTACGAGGCACCGGTCTATGTGGCCTGGTCCGCATCGAACCGTTCTGTACTTGTCCGTATCCCGGCGTCCCGCGGCATGGGGACCCGTACCGAGGTCCGCAGTCCGGATCCAACCTGCAACCCCTATCTGACCTTTGCCATGATGCTGAATGCAGGCCTGGACGGGATCAAAAACGATCTACCGGTGCCTGCTCCCATTAATGCCGATATTTTTGAACTGACGGTTCAGGAGAAGATCGACGCCGGTATCCACAGTCTTCCGGCCAGCCTTCACGAGGCTATCCAGGAACTGAAAGCCAGTCCTATTGCTGAAGAAGCACTCGGCCCGCATATTCTTGAAAAATATATTGAAGGGAAAGAAAAGGAATGGGACAGTTTTCGGACCGCTGTGACTGATTGGGAGTTGAATCACTATCTCAGCCGGTACTGA
- a CDS encoding PilZ domain-containing protein yields the protein MTTERRKYIRPESLHLLDYLIIDAQGRLGEYAMARTLNVSKGGMLIETHIPLAKGQQVMITLGLHEQLVDVMGTVIYTTDKTGLHYSGVEFLHVSDHDKQVLDSYITAFQQQYPADTTPYPMEKD from the coding sequence ATGACTACGGAACGTCGAAAATATATCCGCCCGGAATCATTACATCTCCTCGACTATCTCATCATTGACGCACAGGGTCGTCTCGGTGAATACGCCATGGCACGGACGTTGAACGTAAGCAAGGGCGGCATGCTGATCGAAACCCACATTCCACTCGCCAAAGGCCAGCAGGTGATGATCACTCTGGGGTTGCACGAGCAGCTGGTTGACGTGATGGGAACAGTTATCTACACCACCGATAAGACCGGTTTACATTACAGTGGCGTCGAGTTTCTCCACGTTTCCGACCATGATAAACAGGTACTTGACAGCTACATAACCGCCTTTCAACAACAGTATCCCGCTGATACAACACCATACCCCATGGAAAAAGACTAA